In Daucus carota subsp. sativus chromosome 4, DH1 v3.0, whole genome shotgun sequence, one DNA window encodes the following:
- the LOC108215847 gene encoding probable E3 ubiquitin-protein ligase LOG2, whose protein sequence is MGNTGSSSINSRRRLISRRRHPPSPPTQPPHQEITASQYVFAAAIPLPSQNSNSNNPPQSYQYPGYHQAPPAPYDHHHRPPHVDPTNANWVGGRYPCGYAMPAVAPYVEHQKALTIRNNVNLKKDTLRVETDEDDPGKFLVTFTFDATVAGSITVIFFTKEDEDCNLTPMKKSIYAPVTVHFEQGLDQKFRQPSGTGIDFSACEDAELVNDSELEIYPLVVKAETSPSNQRGFADGNHEAGASNSQITLAMFEKDRGGYKVRVLKQILWVNGMRYELQEIYGIGNSVDGDLDGNDRGKECVICLSEPPDTTVLPCRHMCMCSGCAKVLRCQTNRCPICRQPIERLLEIKVNGETEASKDGTLP, encoded by the exons ATGGGTAACACCGGCAGTAGCAGCATAAACAGCCGCCGGCGACTCATTAGTCGCCGGCGCCACCCACCATCACCGCCAACACAACCACCCCATCAAGAAATCACCGCCAGTCAATATGTATTCGCAGCTGCTATACCATTACCTTCTCAAAACTCGAACTCAAATAACCCTCCGCAGTCCTATCAATACCCAGGCTACCACCAGGCTCCGCCGGCGCCGTACGATCACCACCACCGGCCACCACATGTGGACCCCACCAACGCGAATTGGGTCGGTGGGAGGTATCCATGTGGGTATGCAATGCCTGCTGTTGCACCTTACGTTGAGCACCAAAAGGCTCTCACTATTAGAAATAATGTTAACTTAAAGAAGGATACTTTGCGGGTCGAAACCGATGAAGATGACCCCGGAAAGTTTCTTGTTACATTTACGTTTGATGCAACTGTTGCTGGAAG TATTACAGTTATTTTTTTCACAAAAGAGGATGAAGACTGTAACCTGACACCAATGAAGAAAAGCATATATGCACCTGTAACTGTACATTTCGAACAAGGTTTGGATCAGAAATTTAGGCAACCCTCAGGAACAGGAATAGACTTTTCAGCTTGTGAAGATGCAGAATTAGTAAATGACAGTGAACTGGAAATTTATCCACTAGTAGTAAAAGCGGAGACATCCCCGAGCAACCAAAGAGGGTTCGCAGATGGAAACCACGAGGCTGGAGCCAGCAACTCCCAAATTACCCTAGCCATGTTTGAAAAGGATAGGGGTGGATATAAGGTACGAGTGCTGAAGCAGATTTTATGGGTAAATGGAATGAGGTATGAGCTGCAGGAGATATATGGCATTGGTAATTCGGTTGATGGTGATCTAGACGGAAACGATCGCGGTAAAGAATGTGTTATCTGCTTGTCAGAACCTCCTGATACAACTGTACTTCCATGCAGACACATG TGTATGTGCAGTGGGTGTGCCAAAGTTTTAAGGTGCCAAACAAATAGGTGTCCAATATGTCGACAGCCAATTGAGAGGCTTCTGGAAATCAAGGTCAACGGTGAAACTGAGGCGAGCAAAGATGGGACTCTGCCATGA
- the LOC108215699 gene encoding uncharacterized protein LOC108215699 isoform X2 encodes MGHRHEVNTSQMFETDSNHGWQYTDDSYAHFENMLTDNPNFFPPWIPSSGLDRYHPSSHTVEGPSHQPTSFGPSRDPYPHSFASGSFFMVSENHGHHTSNHSGQMFHEGGSTSSYGVSSFDLSVSSELRRDKPNVELHHTPWDNFTFRPICTGNSVTTSDEDSFTNVRSGADLVLGTSLARTHLSNNPSQHSMSSEQFGQNSATPATEWNQTIISTAPHDTTIFNRETNRYVMEGGYPSAPPHTGGYDIDLVAHRNTGTPVPQQRQGTLPQPVQGNQTSFTHQSIPAFRYARPSPDEGWHNSNQNGQTRFLSERRRPLSSEGGFYNRFAQGLALADQSRLYGSRTSLDQHRDMRLDVDEMSYEELLALGERIGSVNTGLSEDLIRMCVTQSIYCSSDITEEEGSCAICLEEYKNMDDVGMLKACLHNFHVGCIRKWLLLKNICPICKSSVVADRVKDK; translated from the exons ATGGGGCATAGACATGAAGTTAATACATCTCAAATGTTTGAAACTGATAGTAATCATGGCTGGCAATATACAGATGATTCTTATGCGCACTTCG AGAATATGTTGACAGACAATCCAAATTTCTTTCCCCCCTGGATTCCTTCTTCAGGTTTAGATAGATATCATCCCTCAAGTCACACTGTTGAAGGGCCAAGTCACCAGCCAACCTCTTTTGGGCCCTCCCGTGATCCATATCCACATTCTTTTGCTTCTGGAAGCTTCTTTATGGTCTCTGAAAATCATGGTCATCATACATCTAATCATAGTGGACAAATGTTTCATGAGGGAGGAAGTACAAGTAGTTATGGTGTAAGCTCATTTGATCTCTCCGTGTCTTCTGAGTTGAGGCGTGACAAACCAAATGTAGAGCTCCATCATACTCCATGGGATAATTTTACTTTCAGACCTATATGTACCGGAAATAGTGTCACTACAAGTGATGAAGATTCTTTCACGAATGTGAGAAGCGGGGCTGACCTTGTCTTGGGAACAAGCCTAGCCAGAACCCATTTATCAAACAACCCTTCCCAGCACTCTATGTCATCAGAACAATTTGGTCAGAATTCTGCTACTCCAGCAACGGAATGGAACCAGACCATTATATCTACTGCTCCTCATG ACACTACTATATTCAACCGCGAAACAAATCGCTATGTCATGGAAGGCGGTTATCCTAGTGCTCCACCTCACACTGGTGGATATGATATTGATCTTGTAGCGCACAGAAATACTGGGACTCCAGTTCCTCAACAGAGGCAAGGTACTCTACCTCAGCCTGTGCAAGGAAACCAAACCAGCTTCACTCACCAATCTATCCCAGCATTTAG ATATGCAAGGCCATCTCCGGATGAAGGATGGCATAACAGTAATCAGAATGGACAGACAAGGTTCTTGAGTGAAAGACGCCGACCACTATCTTCTGAGGGTGGTTTCTACAATCGATTCGCACAG GGGCTTGCACTTGCGGATCAGTCGAGGCTGTATGGATCTAGAACTTCTCTTGATCAACATAGGGACATGAGACTCGACGTAGATGAGATGAGCTATGAG GAACTTCTTGCTCTAGGGGAAAGAATTGGGAGTGTAAACACGGGTTTGTCTGAGGATTTGATCAGGATGTGTGTGACACAGTCTATCTACTGTTCTTCGGACATAACAGAAGAGGAAGGAAGCTGTGCAATATGTCTG GAAGAATATAAGAATATGGATGATGTTGGGATGCTTAAAGCTTGTCTCCATAACTTCCATGTCGGTTGCATCAGAAAATGGTTGTTGCTAAAGAACATCTGTCCAATCTGCAAATCTTCAGTGGTCGCTGATCGTGTGAAggataaataa
- the LOC108217733 gene encoding uncharacterized protein LOC108217733 — protein MACNSPICTATLLGAMDSLWFQHLILHHLPDPILVPESVSSESFTSSSSCTSQDYALSDQSPLTHQQSISSEVEEREKIIELVLKQTRPSRTNRSKTRSHSSRHSRSKRYTGSVMRLQKTMSCKTLEELEVEEVKGFIELGFSFDSQNMCPRMMSVLPGLQRIGEACSYEELIDQELAGAGDGNEEKSEAGAYRRPYLSEAWLIRRPDSPLLNLRIPRNSKAEDMKKHLKSWARTVASVVHQES, from the exons ATGGCATGCAACTCTCCCATATGTACTGCCACTCTCCTAGGAGCCATGGACAGTCTTTGGTTCCAACATTTGATTCTTCATCACCTACCGGATCCGATTTTAGTACCCGAATCAGTTTCTTCAGAATCATTTACTTCATCATCAAGCTGCACCTCACAGGACTATGCATTATCTGATCAATCTCCACTCACTCACCAACAG AGTATTAGTTCAGAAGTAGAGGAAAGGGAGAAGATAATTGAGTTAGTACTGAAGCAAACTCGACCCTCGAGAACAAACAGAAGCAAGACTCGGTCTCATTCATCAAGACATTCAAGGAGTAAGAGATACACTGGTTCAGTGATGAGGTTACAGAAGACCATGAGCTGCAAGACCTTGGAGGAGCTTGAAGTTGAAGAAGTAAAGGGATTTATAGAGTTGGGCTTCAGTTTTGattcccaaaatatgtgtcCAAGAATGATGAGTGTCCTTCCTGGACTGCAAAGAATTGGCGAGGCCTGTAGCTATGAGGAGCTAATTGATCAAGAACTAGCTGGTGCTGGTGATGGCAATGAGGAGAAATCAGAAGCAGGGGCGTATAGGAGGCCATATTTATCAGAAGCATGGCTTATAAGAAGGCCTGATTCACCACTTTTGAACCTGAGAATTCCAAGAAATTCGAAAGCTGAAGATATGAAAAAACATCTCAAGTCCTGGGCGAGAACTGTGGCTTCTGTTGTTCACCAAGAATCTTGA
- the LOC108215699 gene encoding uncharacterized protein LOC108215699 isoform X1: protein MGHRHEVNTSQMFETDSNHGWQYTDDSYAHFALAGGTANESLLHPAENMLTDNPNFFPPWIPSSGLDRYHPSSHTVEGPSHQPTSFGPSRDPYPHSFASGSFFMVSENHGHHTSNHSGQMFHEGGSTSSYGVSSFDLSVSSELRRDKPNVELHHTPWDNFTFRPICTGNSVTTSDEDSFTNVRSGADLVLGTSLARTHLSNNPSQHSMSSEQFGQNSATPATEWNQTIISTAPHDTTIFNRETNRYVMEGGYPSAPPHTGGYDIDLVAHRNTGTPVPQQRQGTLPQPVQGNQTSFTHQSIPAFRYARPSPDEGWHNSNQNGQTRFLSERRRPLSSEGGFYNRFAQGLALADQSRLYGSRTSLDQHRDMRLDVDEMSYEELLALGERIGSVNTGLSEDLIRMCVTQSIYCSSDITEEEGSCAICLEEYKNMDDVGMLKACLHNFHVGCIRKWLLLKNICPICKSSVVADRVKDK from the exons ATGGGGCATAGACATGAAGTTAATACATCTCAAATGTTTGAAACTGATAGTAATCATGGCTGGCAATATACAGATGATTCTTATGCGCACTTCG CTTTGGCTGGTGGtactgcaaatgaatctcttcTTCATCCTGCAGAGAATATGTTGACAGACAATCCAAATTTCTTTCCCCCCTGGATTCCTTCTTCAGGTTTAGATAGATATCATCCCTCAAGTCACACTGTTGAAGGGCCAAGTCACCAGCCAACCTCTTTTGGGCCCTCCCGTGATCCATATCCACATTCTTTTGCTTCTGGAAGCTTCTTTATGGTCTCTGAAAATCATGGTCATCATACATCTAATCATAGTGGACAAATGTTTCATGAGGGAGGAAGTACAAGTAGTTATGGTGTAAGCTCATTTGATCTCTCCGTGTCTTCTGAGTTGAGGCGTGACAAACCAAATGTAGAGCTCCATCATACTCCATGGGATAATTTTACTTTCAGACCTATATGTACCGGAAATAGTGTCACTACAAGTGATGAAGATTCTTTCACGAATGTGAGAAGCGGGGCTGACCTTGTCTTGGGAACAAGCCTAGCCAGAACCCATTTATCAAACAACCCTTCCCAGCACTCTATGTCATCAGAACAATTTGGTCAGAATTCTGCTACTCCAGCAACGGAATGGAACCAGACCATTATATCTACTGCTCCTCATG ACACTACTATATTCAACCGCGAAACAAATCGCTATGTCATGGAAGGCGGTTATCCTAGTGCTCCACCTCACACTGGTGGATATGATATTGATCTTGTAGCGCACAGAAATACTGGGACTCCAGTTCCTCAACAGAGGCAAGGTACTCTACCTCAGCCTGTGCAAGGAAACCAAACCAGCTTCACTCACCAATCTATCCCAGCATTTAG ATATGCAAGGCCATCTCCGGATGAAGGATGGCATAACAGTAATCAGAATGGACAGACAAGGTTCTTGAGTGAAAGACGCCGACCACTATCTTCTGAGGGTGGTTTCTACAATCGATTCGCACAG GGGCTTGCACTTGCGGATCAGTCGAGGCTGTATGGATCTAGAACTTCTCTTGATCAACATAGGGACATGAGACTCGACGTAGATGAGATGAGCTATGAG GAACTTCTTGCTCTAGGGGAAAGAATTGGGAGTGTAAACACGGGTTTGTCTGAGGATTTGATCAGGATGTGTGTGACACAGTCTATCTACTGTTCTTCGGACATAACAGAAGAGGAAGGAAGCTGTGCAATATGTCTG GAAGAATATAAGAATATGGATGATGTTGGGATGCTTAAAGCTTGTCTCCATAACTTCCATGTCGGTTGCATCAGAAAATGGTTGTTGCTAAAGAACATCTGTCCAATCTGCAAATCTTCAGTGGTCGCTGATCGTGTGAAggataaataa
- the LOC108217885 gene encoding MLO-like protein 6, whose protein sequence is MTAGGGRSMEESSTWAVALVCLVIISISLGLEQIIHIIGKWLKRKNKSALYEALEKIKSELMLLGFISLLLTVMKGTISEICIPKAIGNSWLPCDKEFEEEAQKDYDGDHGHRRLLSFTNLTETSHHRFLAAAAASVDKCAAKGKVQFLSEDAIHQLHLFIFALAVFHVLYCIITLALSRAKMRMWKTWESETKTLEYQCSQDSERYRFARDTTFGRRHLNLWCRSPVLIWIVCFFRQFLVSVPKVDYLTLRHGFIIAHLAPQSQTNFDFQKYINRSLEEDFKVVVGISPPIWFFSVLFILFNTNSWKSYLWLPFVPLIIVLLVGTKLQVIITKMGLRIQDRGQLVQGSPVVQPDNDLFWFNRPGLLLYLIHFVLFQNAFQFAFFAWAWYEFGTRSCFHDKTEDVIIRISMGVIVQILCSYVTLPLYALVTQMGSTMKPTIFDERVAKALHRWQQDARKNIKKNRQAEGSAAPSPKTASDPPPCDEGEVDSVHSSPELNSSVHSPPPKLNSFHNVHFEASGSSSFSEGRALLKGKVDENPAQDSNSISVAKPLSSHHQIDIL, encoded by the exons ATGACAGCAGGAGGTGGTAGATCAATGGAGGAATCATCAACTTGGGCTGTTGCACTTGTCTGCCTTGTGATCATATCTATATCACTTGGCCTTGAACAGATAATTCATATCATTGGAAAG TGGCTGAAAAGGAAAAACAAAAGTGCTCTATATGAAGCACTTGAAAAGATAAAATCAG AACTTATGCTGCTGGGATTCATATCATTGCTTCTGACAGTTATGAAAGGAACAATATCAGAAATATGTATACCTAAAGCTATTGGAAACTCGTGGCTTCCCTGCGATAAGGAATTTGAAGAGGAAGCACAGAAAGATTACGATGGTGATCATGGCCACCGGAGGCTTTTATCCTTTACAAATTTGACAGAAACAAGTCATCACCGTTttcttgctgctgctgctgcctcCGTAGATAAATGTGCTGCCAAG GGTAAAGTTCAATTTCTCTCTGAGGATGCGATTCATCAGCTGCACTTATTCATCTTCGCCTTGGCTGTTTTTCACGTGCTTTACTGCATAATTACATTGGCCTTAAGTAGAGCTAAG ATGCGCATGTGGAAGACTTGGGAATCAGAAACAAAAACACTGGAGTATCAGTGTTCACAAG ATTCTGAAAGATACAGGTTTGCAAGAGATACAACCTTTGGGAGAAGGCATTTAAATCTCTGGTGTCGTTCGCCAGTTTTGATATGGATT GTTTGTTTTTTTAGACAGTTTCTGGTATCAGTTCCAAAGGTGGACTACCTGACCCTACGCCATGGATTTATTATT GCACACTTGGCTCCACAGAGTCAGACCaactttgatttccagaagtacaTTAACAGATCACTTGAAGAAGATTTCAAAGTCGTCGTGGGTATCAG ccCACCAATCTGGTTTTTTTCTGTGCTATTCATACTCTTTAACACTAACA GCTGGAAGTCTTATCTGTGGCTTCCCTTTGTCCCCCTGATT ATTGTGCTATTAGTGGGAACAAAGCTACAAGTGATAATAACCAAGATGGGATTGAGGATTCAAGACAGAGGGCAGCTGGTTCAGGGTAGCCCTGTGGTACAACCAGACAATGACCTCTTCTGGTTTAACCGTCCCGGCCTTCTCCTCTACCTCATCCATTTCGTTCTTTTTCAG AATGCATTTCAGTTTGCCTTCTTTGCATGGGCTTGG TATGAATTTGGAACTCGTTCGTGCTTCCACGACAAAACAGAAGATGTGATCATCAGAATATCAATGGG GGTCATCGTACAGATATTGTGCAGCTATGTTACTCTTCCTCTCTATGCTTTGGTGACACAG ATGGGTTCAACAATGAAGCCGACGATATTCGATGAAAGAGTAGCTAAGGCTCTACATAGGTGGCAGCAAGACGCGAGAAAGAACATAAAGAAGAACCGGCAGGCAGAAGGTTCAGCAGCTCCATCACCAAAAACGGCAAGTGATCCGCCTCCGTGCGACGAGGGTGAAGTGGACAGTGTCCACTCATCCCCAGAGTTAAACAGCAGTGTCCACTCACCACCCCCAAAGCTAAACAGCTTCCATAATGTACATTTTGAAGCTAgcggatcatcatcattttcagaAGGCCGTGCACTTTTGAAAGGGAAAGTTGATGAGAATCCTGCTCAAGATAGCAACTCAATTTCAGTTGCTAAGCCTCTTTCTTCTCATCATCAAATCGACATTCTCTAA